ACTTGTTTCCTACTGTGATTGTATGGCTTAGACAAAAGAGGAAActtactgtgtgtttgtctcttacGTCTAGTTAACAGCTGACTAACTAGACGTCCAGGTTCAAAACTAAAGCTTCATTTTACGATTTATTATGTGCAAAGTGAAGTGGACTTTGCTTTACAAACGCTCAGAATGTGTAGAAATTGTAGGATtttgaaagaatatatatatgttatgttgCTAAGAAATCAATACATACTGTATCTTCTTGgtgttttttcatgtgtgtACTTGTTTTGCCAAAATTGTGATGACCAAAAAGAACAAATACTCTGCGGTGTGTGAATTTTAAGTACCGCTTGGCGATGTCTGCACTGTATTCTGATTGGTCATGAAAATAGCAAGCTGTTGCTTTGTCCCATCTGTGATTTGAGTACTCCATATGTTACTCTTTGTACTGATTTGAGTCATTAGGTAACATGGAAGTGCTGAAAGTACAGATCTACCTGTTGCATcctgttttgaaaaatgaacaacAGCTAAAGTATCATTATAGCTAATTACGTTACACACATAGATTGGAGAAGTGTGACTTTAATGACTATTCATGTTTGTAgtatgtgtggttgtgtttactGTACCTCCTGCCACTAGTCCTGATTCTCCAAGCTGGATGGCAACTCCGAACCCCCCAACTTCACCGGAGCAGAGTTCTCTTTGGACGCCAGCAGCACACAGTGAGGCTGAGAacgagaggagagaagagagagtcaGTTATCTGATGCTAGTTTTTAGCTAATTAAAGAGAGACACCCTCCTATAAATAACAGAAATCGCATATGAAAGACACACCCGAACCCCCAAAACCATCACCCACCACGACCACACACAAGCAACCCGTACTGTAGGAGGATCAGAGCAGAAGAGTGATATACATTTGAGGTTTTGCTTCAGTATCTTACGCAGTCTGTCggtttgttttgttacaatCTAGTAATttcataatctttttttctgaagaagaTGTTTCTCACATGACAAGacaaaattttgaaaaaaagaaaatacagtgaGAGCTCGAGGAGAAATGAATCAACTTCCAAATTCATTTTTAGTTAGAGGGGAAGATCTAAATATGCTGCGATGTCACGTGACTCCTTTACTTTCCCAGGAAACTCAACCGTGACTTttctcatttgcataaagttaAAGCAGCTTCTTACAACTTTCCACAATCTTTCTTGGTTTCGTTAGAGCTCATttcaagtaaaacatttgatgGTTGCTTATGGTTTCTAACACATAATACATATGTATGCCTATCTGATATGTGTCTGTATGGCACACGCAAAGTTAGCTGTAAAAATGTCTCTGCTCAGACCCAACATTTCATAATATGATGGCATGATTAACATTCTAGAGCAGATGTGTGAGTCCTTTGACCCTTTGCCTACACATTTAGCTCCAGAGGTTGACAGCAGCTAATGTCTCCTGGGTGGCAATTTAAACTTGGCCCTTCTTTACTTTACTCTGAAAGCACTGCTTTAATTATTGTGAGGGCATACGGTGGTATTTTGGGAGCCTTTTTCTTTCCCAGTGGGCTACACTCAGCGGATACCTCCATATTATACTCGGAGCCCAAAGTGGAAAGCATATTGTGTACATACAATTGGAGCATGCTCCGCGATCCCACTGCTTGCTCTCATGTGTGTAATCAGAAGGTCCGCCCTAAGCCCTGCCCTGCTTTTCTCTCTATCTCAGCCCCATGTTCTGCAAAGTGGTAGCGAGGAAAGAGGGGGTTGACCACAGCTTTAAGTTTCTCTCCGTACAACATTACCACATTCTTCACTTCAGTACTTCTCTGTGTACTTTCGACAGCCCAGCTGGCGAAAGGACTCGCTTCtcacagagaggaaacagactCTACGCAGCGCTGTTCTCATCTGAACTAAAGAGATTTGAGGACTGAAATGCAGCAGGGAGTTGAATGCAAAATGACAGAAGGAAGTGATCTTGAACTTTATGAAGGCAGCATATTTTACAGATTAAGCTCGAAGGATTAAACTGGAGTGACCGAGACGAAGAGAAAAGGACTGCAAAAAGCACAATTGATACTACTCTCAAGCAGAGTTTGTGTGCAAGAAGAGGAAAtagcaaatatttatttaatggaCTAGGTGAGTACTTTGACAAGTTCCACTTTGAAGGAATTACAACATTTCTTAGTTTGTTACACGGGCTGCAAGATTAGGGCTGCATGCTGTgagctctttttcttttactactatttaagtaaaaaataaatacaagaacTCATAAGTTCTGCGCTTCTATTCATAGACGATATTGCGTCCTGTTCACCTGCACAGTTATCTTTGCTGTTGTGGTTTCCTGGTCAGATGGTGTTATATGTGACAGGATTAAGGCTGAGTTAGAGTTAATCCATACAGCAGGACCACACAAGCCTGCACTAATGAATCCAAAACTTTATCatgtgaagcaaaaaaaaaaaacactcacaaaacACTTAATCCAAAAATATTCCACGCTTCCTTTCATCCCATTTTGCAGGATCACAAAGACCACCATGACAAACAACATCTCCACCACGTCTGCCACAGGCACGTTCCAGACTGCAAACAGCCTCATAACGACTCAAACGACATGCGTGGATTATGAGGCAATGCAGACCTTGCTGGCGGTGTTCTACACTATAATCTTCATCCTGGGTCTAGTTGGGAACCTTCTGGCTCTGGTGGTTTTCTTCTGCGTTCAATCTAAGAAGAACTCCGTGCGGGTGTTTCTCATTAACATTGCTTCCGCAgacctgctgctggtggtgtgtCTGCCGTTCAGGATACTCTACCACACTAAAGGCAACATCTGGAGCCTGAGTCCCACCTTGTGTAAAGTGGTGGGCAACCTCTTCTACATGAACATGTATATCAGTGTCACGCTGCTGGGGTTGCTCAGCGTGGACCGCTACCTGAAGATCCATCGAGGTGCCAGGGTGCAGTACAGACTGCAGTCCACAAGGTGGAGCACTGCCCTCTGTGCTGTCGTCTGGATTGTGGCCTTTGCTGTGACTTCGGCGCTCCTGATTTCAAAGAATCCCCCACAGTCGGACAGGTTGGTGACACCTGTAGGGCGGCCCCCTCTAAGACTAATCAGACGTTTTGGTTCTTGTCGACTGAGATTTCATTAGTCAAATCGTTTTTGAATGGTtattcatgctgaatgacttattttcaagaaatttaaagtggtgcttatGCATGATTCTTgggaaaaaactattttgggttattaaataaaatacttattgCCTGTGTTAGTCGACAATTGTTTTGGAGCTGAGGACAGCTCTTCTTATAATCAAACTCTGGTATCTATTTATTCAGTCCTACTGTTTTTGTTCCCCAGTTTGAGCTGACATTACATGTTGCTTTTTCCAGGTGTTTCCACTACAAGGTGCTCACTGAGGAGAAATGGAAAGCCTGCATCAACATCTGTCTGCTGGTTGTCTTCTGGctcgtcttcatctctctggtGATGTCCTACGGAAAGATCGCCCTCAAGCTTCTGAGAGCTTCGCGGGACAAACCGGAGCTGAGAAACGCCGCCAGCTACGCCCGGTCTGCCAGGAAGtccttcttcatcctcttcgTCTTCACCTTCTGTTTCGTCCCCTATCACTTGGTCAGGGTGTTCTACATAAATACCCAGATCACAGAAACGTCGTGTTTCTGGCGTGGCGTGGCTGACAAGGCCAACGAGGTGGCTTTGCTGTTTTCGGCCTTCAACAGCTGCCTGGATCCTGTTATGTACTTCCTGTTATCCTCTGCGGTGAGGAAGGAGGTCCTGCGCTTGGTGGCCAACGTGTTTAGAGTGCAAGATATTGGTGGAGTCAGCGGGAGCAGCACCAGTGTTGAGCAGGACAGTAAGAACAGGACGGCTGACAGAGGACAGGCAAGCGTCAGCTTCAGCAGCCTTTTGAAGGAGAAGACAATGACTGAACCGAGCTAAGCTGAAATTTAAAGATATTCTGAAACAGTGAGTCTCCACCAAAGTAAACATGGCAGCAACCACACTGCTGAGGCACAAGAAAAGCAGCAGCGGTTGACTTCCGCTCTCCTCAACATGTACATCTATTTGCTGCTGTCGTCTGAGTTGACGATGGCTGAAATGATCCGCCTTGCAATGCAGGAACTAATCTTACAGGCGAATCATGTATCATACATCTCTTCATCTACAGCAAACAAATGTACCtgatatttataaaaaaacaaaaaaaaaggtggagcaACAGCAGCTTCATCAGTTTGCTTATCCTGTCTGAGTGAAAATATTTATGATGTTAGCTCCCTAAACCTGTATACTGATTGTGTCAAGTTTGCTGAAAATCTGTAGTGTGTGCAGGTGGTAACATTAGCAGGATGCGATGAGGGCCGAGTTGCATCTTGTACTGTAGCTGTGTTTCTAcagtttgaatatgttttagTAGCTATTTAAGCAAGGTTGCAGGAAACCTAGGGCTCTGGTATGTATACATTTCTGGGCATTTACGTCAAAATGGACGAGGAGTCTTGCAAGACAACATGTTGACAGTGTGTCTACGAGGAACTCACCCATAGGAGTGAAGAACACGACCCAAGGCTGCACCAAAAAAACTGGACAAGATCGCAACAGAAACATACAGTGGACTCCGAGATAGCATGATACAGGATATCTGATGAATAAGGAAAATATTGCATGTTGCATGCCTTCACAAACAGACTACCTAATAATACTGTATTCTGCTGATATGCATAATGATGCAGCATATTGAGGTGATTTGCACCTAACTTTGTGAACAATGAATTGCTCAACTTTGTTTTAATGGAGAAAAACATGACTCTGCACGATTAAATACTGAGATTTCACGTACAATTAAAAACTAATAATTATATTCATGACGTATAAtctgttgattctttttttccaaaaacaaaaagatgaaaacaaagctcgagtctacagccatgcttgTTATGCTCGGTTATGCTGTAAATGCTAACACTAGCATGGCAACATGGTCAAAACATCATCGCGGACATGTTGACGTGTAGCTGGTGTAATGTTTACCACGTTCACCAttttagtttagcgtgttagcaatCTAGCTAATTAGCATTCAACTCAAAGTACTTCTGAAGCTGATGGAAATGTCTGTAGTTTTTCAGGTATTTTGTAATAAtacaaagtattggacaaatccGTTTTTTTGACCTGAAGGTGGCTCTAGAGTcatttagttattatttaactttttctggAGAACCAATGTGAAATCCATCAGGTAGATGTTTAACCTGTTTAAGCTGATTGTGGCGCCATAGGAAAAGTCAGGAGACCAACAAAATACATTCTGTTTTTGCGATGCTTATATGAATCGAATTTAATAGGAATCCATTGAAAAGTTCGATTATGTAATGATTGTCACTCTGGACATGAAGTGGAGGATGGACCACAGGTTCCATCCACAGAGCTGGTAGCATGCAAAAATGTTCCAACCAATTTCTCTGAGGTTCAAATCGATTTTCTTTGGTCAAAACTCAAAGATAGTAAAATTTACAATCCAGTAAAACAGAGAACAGCTGCTAACATCTGGAACCAGAGAACGTTTATAGTAATCTAAACTTGATTTATCTTGATAAATTACCTGAtcaatcaattatcaaaattgtttgACGATTGACTGAATGATCAATCATTTTAATCCAAGAAGAAACCCTGAACTTGATCAGGGACTTTTTTGTGTCATCAAGCAAAGGTAAATTATCATATTTACCACTGTATTAATGTAGCGTAACCAGTGATATCTGAACTACAGAGAGAGCAGCAACCACAATTATCAAATTGGgatcaccaaaacaaaaaagggatttttgatctgctttcaatttatttattcaaacctGATATCAAGTACTGctgaaatacaaacaataaaccAATGCGTGACCCTGCAGACAATGAGAGCCATTTTTTCCGTCCAGACACTTGAATGAAAGAAGACGCAGAATACATCAAAGCCTGAACTTTCATGACAAATTATGATGATCACAAGCTTAGAGAGAAGCTTCTACGGAGATGAAAGTGTCGGGCTTTACCGATAGAAAACCACTCTTTTGTAAAGAGTCAGAGCTTTTTTTGATATGTAGAAAACATGTTCTCCTACTAAGGTCTTGGTCTAGACTTTGTGCTGTATTTACTTGTTTTCAAAGCATACACCACTATGGTCAGTCATGTTAATTCTTTAACTGAGAATTTAAATAGTTCAATGTGTCAATCAATATAGATGAGTTAGTGGGACAAATTTAACCACTTGACCACACATCACAGTCTCTTTGCTTCTCAGACAGAACTAGAGCAGCAGCGCCACCACAAGGCAGAATAAATCAACCGTCAGTGTTAAGATCACATCTATGTAGTTAAGACTAAAGGGGGAGGGTCTTAGAGTAAAAGGAGACATAGGTAGACTCTAAATTcaataagaggaaaaaaacagtatagaaaaagacagattttactacaatattcaatatatgcattatatttgtaaaaaatctAACCTTGAAGAAGAGGATTTCAAAATGTGTCCTTAACTGCTCCTATACTAATTAATGCAGTGCTCTTCTGTCAGCATGCACCACAGAGAACCTCGACTTCTTAGCCCACATTTTCTGTTCTCAAGCATGAACGGTAATTGAGGAAGTGGAAACAAATATAGCATATGAAACGccaaactaaacacacacacacacacacaagagaccAGCTTTGAAATGTGTATCGTTGACATCTAGGTGGTTAAGAAGAAGGAAGTTACAGAAAGGCTTTGCATCTAGCATGCTAGTAACTACAGCTGACCGGAATCTTTGaactttttatttgaaagagTTTTGCATGTTGTTGATGTCTTTGAATGATCCCAGTCAGAGCTCCTGTCAGTGGTACGTATGACTCAAACATGATCTGGATGCTTATTTGGAAATGTACTTTCATATGCTGAATGTTTATCATTTGTAATATCATTAAtaggaaacataaaataacatgaaatatttGTTATGTTGGTAATCTTAACCCGTTAGTAGAGTTGAATGAACGTTAGGtgttcaaacacaaaaatattgcATAACACTacatcaaattgtcactttcgCTGTAAGTGGTTCACACCTTCTATTACTGTAAACACAAATGTGGTTCAGCTCAAAAGACCATAGCAAAGGACTGACTAACAATGATTGGCAATCTGCTCTACGGACTGTGCGTTTCTTTACAATATTTAGAATAATATCacaaaaatgaagaagaaaatacataaaaaaatgagaaatataaaaattcTAAAATGCTGCGATATGTTGAAAGGTTTCTAGTTTCTGctcatttttgttgttatgtGCAGAGTTAcacaataaattaattcatgcaatgacttattttgaaaatgaatgtacAAGCTAAAAGTAACACCCATTCTTTACGTCAATCACGATCATATCACACCTAGATTAATAAAGCTGCTGAAGGAATAGTTTCTATAAGTTTCTGTATTGccaaaaacagatttgtttctcCGTCCTCTCTCTTATTCCTCCCTTTCCTACAGATCAAATGGAGTACACGCCGTACACTTTTCCCCCGGGTAAcgcctccatctcctcctccgttctctccctctgccccAGCGCCGCCAcgctcttcttcctcccctccgCCTAcacgctcctcttcctcaccgcTCTCCCGGGCAACGTGCTGTCCTTGTGGGTGTTCCAGCGTTGCATCTCCACCGCCTCCCCCATCCACGTCTACCTGTCCCACCTGAGCATCTCCAACCTGATGCTGTCCGTCACCATGCCCTTCCTCGCGGCCTATTTTGCTCTCGGCTCAAGCTGGATGCAGAGCGGCTTCCTGTGTCAGCTGGTCCTGCACGGTATCACCCCGGTGTTccacatcaacatcaacataaGCATGACCATCCTCACTCTGGTGGCCCTCAGCCGCTTCGCCGCCATCATCCGGCACACCCACGCCTCCAGGCAGAGCGGCTGTGTGACGCTGCTGCCTCACGGCTTCTTCGCCCGTCTCACGAGGGCCTCCTTCGCCAGTAGAGTGTGCGCCGGCGTGTGGGTGGTGGCGGTCGGGGGCACGGTGCCGGTGACGGTTTACTACTCCGTGAAGGAAGCTGTGAGCGGCGAGGCGCCCGCTAAGGACGGATGTGTGGAGGTGTGCTACAACCCGGCGGTGGAGATAGGGGGCAGTTTTTCTGCAATGCTCGCCGTGCCTGTTATCACCCTGTTCTTCGTGTTTTACCTGCTGGTGCTGATCTCCTACATGACCGTGTTGAGGCATATCAAACGCTCACGCCGCAGCACAAAGGTCACAACCTCCCAGAGGCTGCTGGGTAGGGTGCTCCGCAACATCGTGGTCATCCAGGTGGATACGAGTTTTATCACTTTCTAAAATACCACCTTTAAAGtatgtttgttgcatttataaCCACAACAAATTCCCATCGCATGGGTCAAACATGAATCTATATCATAAAACCACTGTAATCCATATTTAACTTCAATCTGTTTTTAACCAACTCCTCTCAGGTTGTTCTTTCAGTTTGTCTGCTGCCGCACCACATCTTCAAacccatctttctttctttgataATCAACCAACGTCTGCAGATGTATTCACCTGGCCCCGACATCTGCAACTCCTGTCATCCACTCTCAACCTTCGTCGAGGTGACTGAATATCACCGTAATGCAAATAAATGCTATTCTTTACTATTTTACTGAGATTATAGGGCAAACAGTGTGATGATGagtttctctctcctcttcctccagctgaAGAACTGCCTGCTGCTTCTGGCTGCACTGAGAGGTTCAACTGACCCTCTGATGTACTTCCTGTTAGACAAGACCTTCCGCCATAAAACCCTCAGACTTTTAGGGTGGAACCAGAGCAGCCCGGGAGGCCAACAGAGGTCTTCGGTTATTGGAAGTGACAATCAGAGTGCTGGACAAATGGAGGATGGAACTGTGGATTCAACTCAAAGAAGTGCTTTGTAGTTCTTTCGAATGAAGTCTGACATTTAAAACCTATAAAGTGATGGCGTCCTGGTGATCTAGAggtcaatatataaatatataaattgcaATGTCTCATCTAGCTATGTCACAAAACCAAGTGTTATGGTCTGtggggataaaaaaaagtctcatttTCAAATGTACAAGGAAATGTTTGTTGAGCGCCCGTCATGTGCAACAACAggatat
The Anoplopoma fimbria isolate UVic2021 breed Golden Eagle Sablefish chromosome 16, Afim_UVic_2022, whole genome shotgun sequence genome window above contains:
- the LOC129104151 gene encoding probable G-protein coupled receptor 82 isoform X1; this translates as MIPVRAPVSDQMEYTPYTFPPGNASISSSVLSLCPSAATLFFLPSAYTLLFLTALPGNVLSLWVFQRCISTASPIHVYLSHLSISNLMLSVTMPFLAAYFALGSSWMQSGFLCQLVLHGITPVFHININISMTILTLVALSRFAAIIRHTHASRQSGCVTLLPHGFFARLTRASFASRVCAGVWVVAVGGTVPVTVYYSVKEAVSGEAPAKDGCVEVCYNPAVEIGGSFSAMLAVPVITLFFVFYLLVLISYMTVLRHIKRSRRSTKVTTSQRLLGRVLRNIVVIQVVLSVCLLPHHIFKPIFLSLIINQRLQMYSPGPDICNSCHPLSTFVELKNCLLLLAALRGSTDPLMYFLLDKTFRHKTLRLLGWNQSSPGGQQRSSVIGSDNQSAGQMEDGTVDSTQRSAL
- the LOC129104151 gene encoding probable G-protein coupled receptor 82 isoform X2, coding for MIPVRAPVSDQMEYTPYTFPPGNASISSSVLSLCPSAATLFFLPSAYTLLFLTALPGNVLSLWVFQRCISTASPIHVYLSHLSISNLMLSVTMPFLAAYFALGSSWMQSGFLCQLVLHGITPVFHININISMTILTLVALSRFAAIIRHTHASRQSGCVTLLPHGFFARLTRASFASRVCAGVWVVAVGGTVPVTVYYSVKEAVSGEAPAKDGCVEVCYNPAVEIGGSFSAMLAVPVITLFFVFYLLVLISYMTVLRHIKRSRRSTKVTTSQRLLGRVLRNIVVIQVVLSVCLLPHHIFKPIFLSLIINQRLQMYSPGPDICNSCHPLSTFVEVTEYHPEELPAASGCTERFN
- the gpr34b gene encoding probable G-protein coupled receptor 34b; this encodes MTNNISTTSATGTFQTANSLITTQTTCVDYEAMQTLLAVFYTIIFILGLVGNLLALVVFFCVQSKKNSVRVFLINIASADLLLVVCLPFRILYHTKGNIWSLSPTLCKVVGNLFYMNMYISVTLLGLLSVDRYLKIHRGARVQYRLQSTRWSTALCAVVWIVAFAVTSALLISKNPPQSDRCFHYKVLTEEKWKACINICLLVVFWLVFISLVMSYGKIALKLLRASRDKPELRNAASYARSARKSFFILFVFTFCFVPYHLVRVFYINTQITETSCFWRGVADKANEVALLFSAFNSCLDPVMYFLLSSAVRKEVLRLVANVFRVQDIGGVSGSSTSVEQDSKNRTADRGQASVSFSSLLKEKTMTEPS